The following coding sequences are from one Treponema parvum window:
- a CDS encoding tripartite tricarboxylate transporter substrate binding protein encodes MKKICIVSLVLCLTCTAVFAKAAGEKPFPSKDITLIVPWGAGGSSDLVGRRVTDEMSKIFGVKISVVNTPGATGTVGMNDCLLKPHDGYTLIANATPHTHYVNGLADWSPKDWDYLAAYYVPCVIAVSKNSKYKTFNDLYKALKDNPANTIKNSVAGIGSSGYNAVMVLSATDAVMGKGLNTPYAGGADAIKALLAGEVDFTSQLSNEMIDLLRSGDLVALCSLTEENLVLEGVSKPIPSIKTFIPELAKSLPIGDAFGLMFPSDVPDASKKALEAAFVKACKTDSVKAFAGQKGMILLGSTIAESNELKDKAAAAIGFTLYDLGIAKRSPQDLGYKR; translated from the coding sequence ATGAAGAAGATCTGTATCGTTTCTTTGGTTCTCTGTTTGACCTGTACGGCTGTGTTCGCTAAGGCTGCAGGAGAAAAGCCTTTTCCTTCGAAAGACATTACGTTGATTGTTCCGTGGGGAGCCGGCGGATCATCGGATTTAGTCGGCAGGCGGGTTACCGATGAGATGTCTAAAATTTTCGGAGTAAAAATAAGCGTAGTCAACACTCCCGGCGCAACGGGAACGGTCGGCATGAACGACTGTCTGTTAAAACCTCACGACGGCTATACTTTAATTGCAAATGCGACGCCGCATACTCATTATGTGAACGGTCTTGCAGACTGGTCGCCGAAGGATTGGGATTATTTGGCCGCCTACTATGTGCCCTGTGTAATTGCCGTCTCAAAGAACAGCAAGTACAAAACGTTTAACGACCTGTACAAGGCTCTTAAAGACAATCCTGCAAACACAATCAAAAACAGCGTCGCCGGCATAGGTTCTTCGGGATACAACGCCGTTATGGTTCTTTCCGCAACGGACGCCGTTATGGGCAAGGGGCTTAACACCCCTTATGCGGGCGGAGCCGATGCGATTAAAGCGCTTCTCGCAGGCGAGGTAGACTTTACGTCTCAGCTTTCAAATGAAATGATCGATCTTCTCAGGTCGGGAGACCTTGTCGCTCTATGTTCTCTAACGGAAGAAAATCTTGTCCTTGAAGGCGTTTCCAAACCGATTCCGTCAATAAAGACGTTTATTCCGGAACTTGCAAAATCCCTGCCGATCGGAGACGCATTCGGCCTTATGTTCCCGTCGGACGTTCCGGACGCCTCGAAAAAAGCTCTTGAAGCTGCGTTCGTGAAGGCCTGTAAGACGGATAGCGTAAAAGCTTTCGCCGGTCAAAAAGGTATGATCCTTCTAGGTTCGACGATTGCGGAATCCAACGAACTCAAAGACAAAGCGGCCGCGGCCATAGGCTTTACTCTATATGACCTTGGAATAGCAAAACGATCTCCTCAGGATCTGGGATATAAGAGATAG
- a CDS encoding tripartite tricarboxylate transporter permease — protein sequence MAALGYIGEAFAIALTPTGLLALVLSVFTGLIFGMLPGLTSTMAVALLTGLTYNFNGPLAIMSLLSIYIGAISGGNQSAILLNIPGTPASAATAMEGYPLALKGKAGLTIFVATGASFFGTIISIVCVALFTPMLTQFALKFMSHEMFLLAVFGVVICGNLTSNGDPLKGWISGFIGLLMSQVGMDTIYSYRRFTYGSINLAGGISLLPVMIGLFGFPEVVKAFSGGAKAMMQQNNKYSVKEGLIILLKNRLNILRSSILGMLMGAIPGVGEDTGGWISYWSEKKVSKTPELWSNGCIDGVVAAEAGNNGAIGGAIIPVLSLAIPGSTSAAVLLAAFWMHGYRPGPLLMQDTPNFLYYVIVFMFLASCLMWFLGMVIARFSVKVLAVDAKILMPIVFVCCVIGAFVVSNRLFDIKLMFVFGLLGIAMSYLKMPGAPFLLGIILGNMADENLRRALLLTHGDISIFFTRPISVFFMLLIAYLIFTQTPFYEKLVYKFKSKR from the coding sequence ATGGCAGCTTTGGGTTACATAGGTGAAGCGTTTGCTATCGCCCTCACCCCTACGGGATTACTGGCATTGGTACTGTCTGTTTTTACCGGCCTGATTTTCGGAATGCTTCCGGGACTGACTTCGACAATGGCGGTAGCCTTGCTCACCGGATTGACATACAATTTTAACGGTCCTTTGGCCATTATGTCGCTTTTGTCGATATATATCGGCGCCATATCAGGGGGAAACCAGAGTGCGATTCTTTTGAATATACCAGGAACTCCGGCTTCCGCGGCTACAGCGATGGAAGGTTATCCGTTGGCGCTTAAGGGCAAAGCCGGGCTTACAATTTTTGTGGCGACAGGCGCCTCGTTTTTCGGAACTATCATCAGCATTGTATGCGTTGCGCTGTTCACTCCCATGTTGACGCAATTTGCCCTAAAATTCATGAGTCATGAAATGTTTCTTCTGGCTGTTTTCGGAGTCGTAATATGCGGAAACCTTACCAGCAACGGAGATCCGCTTAAGGGGTGGATATCGGGTTTTATAGGATTGCTCATGAGCCAAGTCGGAATGGACACCATATATTCATACAGGCGCTTTACCTACGGCAGCATTAATCTTGCAGGAGGGATATCGCTGCTGCCGGTCATGATAGGGCTTTTCGGATTTCCCGAAGTTGTCAAAGCTTTTAGCGGCGGCGCAAAGGCTATGATGCAGCAGAACAATAAGTACAGCGTTAAGGAAGGACTCATCATACTTTTAAAAAACCGCTTAAACATATTGAGGTCGAGTATTCTGGGGATGCTTATGGGCGCAATTCCCGGCGTAGGAGAAGATACCGGCGGATGGATATCTTATTGGTCAGAAAAAAAGGTTTCGAAGACGCCTGAGCTCTGGAGCAACGGATGCATTGACGGCGTCGTAGCTGCGGAAGCGGGAAACAACGGCGCGATAGGAGGAGCTATCATTCCCGTGCTGTCCCTTGCAATCCCGGGATCGACTTCCGCCGCGGTTTTGCTTGCGGCGTTTTGGATGCACGGATATAGGCCGGGACCGCTTCTTATGCAGGATACTCCAAACTTTTTATACTACGTTATAGTCTTTATGTTCCTTGCGTCCTGCCTTATGTGGTTTTTAGGAATGGTTATAGCAAGGTTCAGCGTAAAAGTTCTTGCGGTAGACGCAAAGATACTTATGCCGATCGTGTTTGTGTGTTGCGTAATAGGCGCCTTTGTAGTTTCAAACAGATTATTTGACATAAAACTCATGTTCGTCTTCGGACTTTTGGGAATAGCTATGAGCTATTTGAAAATGCCCGGCGCGCCGTTTCTTTTGGGAATCATACTCGGCAATATGGCCGACGAGAATCTGCGGCGAGCGCTTTTGCTTACGCACGGAGACATATCCATATTCTTTACTCGGCCGATATCCGTTTTCTTTATGCTCCTGATTGCGTATCTGATTTTCACACAGACTCCCTTTTATGAAAAACTTGTTTACAAATTCAAATCGAAAAGGTAA
- a CDS encoding sugar phosphate isomerase/epimerase family protein — protein sequence MFTLTGFADELGPDFDAQMEIWRQMKLSWFELRSAWGSNVMELTDEQVSLIGKTIKGCGIKVSCIGSPIGKTFIEDPLSLEMKRLERAVRLANFFGCGRVRIFSFYCRNGNILEHRDEVLFRLGKMTEFASREGVTLLHENESEIYGQLSAQSAEIAAALKSDHFGLVFDPANYSIAGENALDAEKVMHKYISYVHVKDYSGHALDMSVPGEGVSCIPQVFDRLRDRDIFISMEPHLDVAGRFGGGTSPEKFAVAVNAVRKILDGLGIEWK from the coding sequence ATGTTTACGCTTACGGGCTTTGCAGACGAACTTGGTCCCGATTTTGATGCTCAGATGGAAATATGGCGGCAAATGAAACTTTCATGGTTTGAATTGCGGTCCGCGTGGGGTTCCAATGTGATGGAGCTGACGGACGAACAGGTTAGCCTGATCGGAAAGACAATTAAAGGATGCGGCATAAAAGTCTCGTGTATAGGTTCCCCGATAGGCAAGACCTTTATAGAAGATCCTCTTTCACTTGAGATGAAAAGGCTTGAAAGGGCTGTACGGCTTGCAAATTTCTTCGGATGCGGAAGGGTGAGAATTTTTTCCTTTTACTGCAGGAACGGCAATATCCTTGAACACCGTGACGAGGTTCTGTTCAGACTTGGAAAAATGACGGAATTTGCGTCAAGGGAAGGAGTTACCCTTCTTCATGAAAATGAGTCTGAAATTTACGGACAGTTAAGCGCGCAAAGCGCCGAAATTGCCGCAGCTCTTAAATCCGATCACTTCGGCCTTGTTTTTGATCCTGCAAACTATTCCATAGCGGGAGAGAACGCATTGGATGCCGAAAAAGTTATGCATAAGTATATAAGCTATGTCCATGTTAAAGACTATTCGGGACATGCGCTTGATATGAGCGTTCCGGGCGAAGGCGTCTCTTGTATTCCGCAAGTGTTTGACAGATTGCGTGACAGAGACATTTTTATTTCCATGGAACCGCATCTTGACGTCGCCGGCAGGTTCGGAGGCGGCACTTCGCCTGAAAAATTTGCGGTTGCAGTCAACGCCGTAAGGAAGATCCTTGACGGGCTCGGCATTGAATGGAAATGA
- a CDS encoding ROK family protein — MNYLVSEYYLNRGFKTRDIEKARLYELICAEDGTSRKRMNQKLRLRPNNVSDSVQQLTEDELVYEDAEVRIQGKGRPEVILHPRFDRLVAISVGVSSNTLTADLIDMEGKSVWQKSLPVPDDADNTVFLESLVRLIIELEYCITKRQILVGIGIAVPGIVSANGTRWVFNSRWPEVSNLDFSKLSVRFKVPVRLYRFLDSQLNALIFRNVSINDSSIILVHWGYGIGAAYCINGKIPSLVAGSSSEIGHMKIVPPKDATLCRCGERGCLETVSSGWALQKHLESVLGTFPSDEKELGRLMASCDFSGDPVIKRAVESVACVIDNTHRVFPADRIIVYGPFIGNQLIRRALVETIREKLPWYSKASVEIEIMTRDFEDITALGCCADFFKTRLIEMLAFRGTDNN; from the coding sequence ATGAATTACCTGGTTTCGGAATACTATCTCAACCGCGGATTTAAAACACGCGACATTGAAAAGGCGAGGCTTTATGAGCTTATATGTGCCGAAGATGGAACGTCGCGCAAGCGGATGAATCAAAAACTCAGGTTAAGGCCCAATAATGTTTCGGATTCGGTGCAGCAGCTTACGGAAGACGAACTTGTGTACGAGGACGCGGAAGTGAGAATTCAAGGAAAGGGCAGACCGGAGGTCATACTTCATCCGCGCTTTGACAGGCTTGTGGCGATTTCCGTCGGAGTTTCTTCAAACACCCTAACTGCAGATCTCATCGACATGGAAGGGAAAAGCGTTTGGCAAAAGAGTTTACCCGTTCCCGACGATGCGGATAACACGGTATTCCTTGAGTCTCTCGTTCGCCTGATCATAGAGCTGGAATACTGTATCACCAAAAGGCAAATTCTTGTAGGAATCGGAATTGCCGTTCCCGGAATAGTCAGCGCGAACGGAACGAGGTGGGTGTTCAATTCAAGGTGGCCTGAGGTTTCAAACCTTGATTTTTCAAAACTTTCGGTACGCTTCAAAGTGCCCGTAAGGCTTTATCGGTTTTTGGACTCTCAGCTGAACGCCTTAATTTTTAGAAATGTCAGCATTAACGATTCTTCCATAATCCTTGTTCACTGGGGATACGGGATAGGCGCCGCTTATTGCATAAACGGAAAGATCCCCTCTCTCGTGGCAGGAAGTAGTTCTGAAATAGGCCACATGAAGATCGTGCCGCCCAAAGATGCAACGCTTTGCAGGTGCGGAGAAAGAGGCTGTCTTGAGACTGTCAGTTCAGGCTGGGCTTTACAGAAGCATTTGGAATCCGTTTTAGGCACATTTCCATCCGATGAAAAAGAGCTTGGCCGACTCATGGCAAGCTGCGATTTTTCCGGCGATCCTGTGATTAAAAGAGCCGTTGAAAGCGTAGCTTGCGTCATCGATAACACGCACAGGGTTTTCCCTGCAGACAGAATTATCGTGTATGGACCGTTCATAGGCAATCAACTTATAAGAAGGGCGCTGGTTGAAACGATTCGGGAAAAGCTTCCGTGGTATTCAAAGGCTTCCGTTGAGATAGAGATAATGACCCGAGATTTTGAAGATATAACCGCTCTCGGCTGCTGCGCAGATTTCTTCAAGACCAGGCTTATTGAAATGCTTGCTTTCCGCGGAACAGACAATAATTAA
- the nifJ gene encoding pyruvate:ferredoxin (flavodoxin) oxidoreductase gives MSRKKQSMDGNQAAAHVAYAFTEVAGIYPITPSSPMADFVDQWSANNLKNIFGTETKVIEMQSEAGAAGTVHGSLAAGAMTTTFTASQGLLLMIPNMYKIAAEQLPAVFHVSARTVATQALSIFGDHSDVYACRQTGFAMLAESSPQEVMDLAPVAHLAAIEGKVPFLNFFDGFRTSHEIQKLDAWDYADLKEMCNMEAVKEFRKHALNPENPSMRGSHENGDIFFQHREACNLVYDALPEIVRKYMAKINVKLGTQYDLFNYYGAKDADRVIVAMGSVCDVTEEVVDYLMKKGEKVGLIKVRLYRPWVAEAFLKVLPATCKKLTVLDRTKEPGSLGEPLYLDVATTLREAGKHDVILTGGRYGLGSKDTPPSSIFAVYKELNEASPKTRYTVGIVDDVTNLSLPEIKPAPITSAEGTVECKFWGIGGDGTVGANKDSTKIIGDHTNKYIQAYFQYDSKKTGGVTISHLRFGDKPIKSPYYINQADLVACHNQSYIVKGYKMVQDVKKGGIFLINCQWSDEELDKHLNAEAKKYIANNDIKVYTVDAVDIAGKIGLNKRTSTVLQSAFFKLAKVLPADDAVKYMKEKVVAKFSSKGQDIVDMNCKAIDAGVNALHEVKIPSSWKNPPADAPKPALFGEKSTVAMVKNLMQPIALMDGDSLPVSAFKDIADGQFGTGIAAYEKRGIAVMVPEWTASKCIQCNNCAFVCSHATIRPYLLSDAEVKGAPSNLVTADTKPKPSQYKYTLSVSPLDCTGCGECVTVCPTKAIAMVPQETRVQEQPVFDYLVSHVSKKTDAGMDDLTPKGSQFNQPLLEFSGSCAGCAETSYARLITQLFGEHMYISNATGCSSIWGGPAATCPYTVNKDSKKGPAWANSLFEDNAEHGFGMAVGQKYIRNGLIAQLEEMGKSNKASASFKEALSQFMATKDNTRSNAEPCKALIAELEKAAASGCDLSKEILEKKEYLSKKSVWVMGGDGWAYDIGFGGLDHVLASGEDINVIVFDTEMYSNTGGQASKASNIGEICQFAAAGKDIGKKSLAEIAMSYGYVYVAQIALSANPSQSLKAIVEAEAYKGPSLIIAYSPCELHGIKGGMNHCQDVMKSAVKSGYWNLFSFNPALKAEGKNPFTLSSKLGDGSYQSFLANETRYSALTRKFPERASVLFKRNEDTAKARFEHLQRLVELYK, from the coding sequence ATGTCCAGAAAAAAGCAGTCAATGGACGGTAACCAGGCGGCTGCACATGTTGCGTATGCATTTACGGAAGTTGCAGGTATTTATCCCATAACTCCGTCATCGCCAATGGCGGATTTTGTCGATCAATGGTCGGCAAATAATTTGAAAAATATATTCGGAACGGAGACTAAGGTCATTGAAATGCAGTCTGAAGCGGGCGCCGCCGGCACCGTGCACGGTTCCCTTGCCGCAGGCGCAATGACCACAACGTTCACCGCGTCTCAGGGGCTTCTTCTGATGATCCCGAATATGTACAAAATTGCAGCGGAACAGCTGCCGGCTGTTTTTCACGTTTCGGCGCGTACCGTCGCAACTCAGGCATTGAGTATCTTCGGCGATCATTCCGACGTATATGCCTGCCGTCAAACGGGATTTGCGATGCTGGCGGAAAGCAGCCCGCAGGAAGTCATGGACTTGGCTCCGGTAGCTCACCTTGCCGCGATTGAAGGGAAGGTTCCGTTCCTTAACTTTTTCGACGGATTCAGAACGTCGCATGAAATTCAAAAACTTGACGCATGGGATTATGCGGATCTGAAAGAGATGTGCAATATGGAAGCGGTAAAGGAATTCCGTAAGCACGCGCTCAATCCTGAAAATCCGTCGATGCGCGGTTCGCATGAAAACGGCGATATTTTCTTCCAGCACCGCGAAGCATGCAACCTTGTGTACGACGCTTTACCCGAAATCGTACGCAAATACATGGCAAAGATAAATGTAAAACTCGGCACCCAATACGATCTTTTTAACTATTACGGAGCGAAAGATGCGGATCGCGTAATCGTAGCTATGGGATCCGTTTGCGACGTAACGGAAGAAGTCGTAGACTATCTCATGAAAAAAGGCGAAAAAGTCGGTTTGATAAAGGTTCGCCTGTACCGCCCGTGGGTTGCGGAAGCGTTCCTTAAAGTTTTGCCGGCCACCTGTAAAAAACTCACTGTCCTTGACAGGACAAAAGAGCCGGGATCTTTAGGCGAACCCTTGTATCTGGACGTAGCGACTACCTTGCGCGAAGCGGGAAAGCACGACGTCATTCTTACCGGCGGACGCTACGGATTAGGCTCAAAGGACACTCCTCCGTCAAGCATATTCGCCGTATATAAGGAACTTAACGAAGCTTCTCCGAAAACACGTTATACTGTCGGTATAGTTGACGACGTTACCAATTTAAGCCTGCCTGAAATAAAACCCGCCCCCATCACTTCGGCTGAAGGCACGGTCGAATGTAAATTCTGGGGTATCGGCGGCGACGGCACCGTAGGCGCAAATAAGGATTCTACAAAGATCATAGGCGACCACACAAACAAGTATATTCAGGCCTATTTTCAATATGACTCCAAAAAAACCGGCGGCGTAACGATCTCTCACCTGCGCTTCGGCGACAAACCGATCAAAAGCCCGTACTATATCAACCAGGCAGATCTTGTAGCCTGTCACAACCAGTCCTATATCGTCAAAGGGTATAAGATGGTTCAAGACGTTAAAAAAGGCGGTATCTTCCTTATCAACTGCCAGTGGTCCGATGAAGAACTTGACAAGCACCTCAACGCGGAAGCGAAAAAGTATATTGCAAACAACGATATCAAAGTGTACACGGTTGACGCGGTCGACATTGCAGGTAAAATCGGTCTTAACAAACGCACAAGCACCGTGCTTCAGTCGGCGTTCTTTAAATTGGCGAAGGTTCTTCCCGCGGACGATGCCGTTAAGTACATGAAAGAAAAAGTTGTGGCAAAGTTCTCAAGCAAGGGACAGGACATCGTCGACATGAACTGCAAGGCGATCGACGCGGGAGTAAACGCGCTGCATGAAGTAAAGATACCTTCTTCTTGGAAGAATCCTCCGGCAGACGCACCGAAACCCGCTTTGTTCGGCGAAAAGAGCACAGTCGCAATGGTCAAAAATCTTATGCAGCCCATCGCGCTCATGGACGGCGACAGCTTACCCGTTTCCGCATTCAAAGATATTGCCGACGGCCAGTTCGGAACCGGTATTGCCGCCTATGAAAAACGCGGTATAGCCGTTATGGTTCCCGAATGGACCGCGTCGAAGTGTATTCAGTGCAACAACTGTGCGTTCGTGTGTTCGCACGCGACGATACGTCCTTACTTGCTGTCCGATGCGGAAGTAAAAGGCGCTCCTTCAAATCTTGTTACGGCGGACACCAAACCGAAACCGAGTCAGTACAAATATACCCTTTCGGTATCGCCTCTTGACTGTACGGGTTGCGGCGAATGCGTAACCGTATGTCCTACAAAGGCTATCGCGATGGTTCCGCAGGAAACGCGCGTTCAGGAACAGCCTGTATTCGACTATTTGGTCTCTCACGTAAGCAAAAAGACGGATGCGGGTATGGACGACCTTACGCCGAAAGGTTCGCAGTTCAATCAGCCGCTTTTGGAATTTTCAGGTTCATGCGCAGGATGTGCGGAAACTTCTTACGCAAGGCTTATCACACAGCTGTTCGGCGAACACATGTATATTTCCAACGCCACAGGATGTTCTTCCATTTGGGGTGGACCGGCCGCTACCTGTCCGTATACCGTCAACAAGGATTCGAAAAAAGGCCCGGCATGGGCGAACTCTTTGTTCGAAGACAACGCCGAACACGGCTTCGGTATGGCGGTTGGACAAAAATACATACGCAACGGCTTAATCGCTCAGCTTGAAGAAATGGGAAAAAGCAATAAGGCGAGCGCATCCTTCAAAGAGGCCTTGTCTCAATTTATGGCGACAAAGGATAATACCAGATCAAATGCGGAACCGTGCAAAGCCCTTATCGCGGAGCTTGAAAAAGCCGCTGCATCCGGCTGCGATCTTTCCAAGGAAATTCTTGAAAAGAAAGAATATCTTTCAAAAAAATCCGTATGGGTAATGGGCGGCGACGGATGGGCCTATGACATAGGATTCGGTGGCCTTGATCATGTTCTTGCTTCCGGAGAAGACATAAACGTCATAGTTTTCGATACCGAAATGTATTCGAATACGGGCGGTCAAGCGTCAAAGGCTTCGAATATCGGTGAAATCTGTCAGTTCGCCGCGGCAGGTAAGGATATCGGTAAAAAATCTCTTGCGGAAATCGCAATGAGCTACGGATATGTTTATGTTGCTCAGATAGCCCTAAGCGCAAATCCGTCGCAAAGCTTAAAAGCAATTGTAGAAGCGGAAGCGTATAAAGGTCCGTCGTTGATCATAGCCTACTCTCCGTGCGAACTTCACGGAATTAAGGGAGGAATGAATCACTGTCAGGACGTAATGAAGTCTGCAGTAAAATCAGGCTACTGGAACCTGTTCAGCTTTAACCCGGCTCTGAAAGCGGAAGGCAAAAATCCGTTTACGCTTTCTTCAAAACTCGGAGACGGCTCTTATCAGTCGTTCCTTGCAAACGAAACGCGTTACTCCGCTCTTACCAGAAAATTCCCGGAAAGAGCGAGCGTTCTGTTCAAGAGAAACGAAGACACGGCAAAAGCCCGCTTCGAGCACTTGCAGAGACTGGTTGAATTGTACAAATAA
- a CDS encoding tRNA uridine-5-carboxymethylaminomethyl modification enzyme MnmG/GidA produces the protein MAGFYDFFDVAVVGGGHAGIEASLASARMGLKTVLITQNIDSIGKLSCNPSIGGIAKGNIVREIDALGGEMGKIIDKSMIQFRLLNRRRGPAVQAPRAQADKILYSQIARKTVETTENLSTLMDSVTDILTAISSAKLPPQSDSIAEKGSIPGELRGIKTGEAAKSGMRQKVTGIVTERGRIIPVRAVVLTTGTFLGGKIFIGDYDAPCGRLGEEGAFGLTHSLSRLGFTIGRLKTGTPPRILRHTVDFTKLAAQLSDEDIIPFSFDNEKIERPMVSCHIAYTNTKTHDIIRENIGRSPLYSGKISGIGPRYCPSIEDKVMRFSERERHQIFVEPEGLETDEIYLNGLSSSLPESVQDAFLRTMEGFENAVVARPGYAVEYDYVEPTQLYPSLETKRVAGLFNAGQINGTSGYEEAAGQGLIAGINAALYSKAHKEFCGPLCALNEDTDGKPLNERIEQFQKKAGFTNFRVIPEWKPVILHRSEAYIGVLIDDLVTLGTKEPYRMFTARAEYRLKLRFDTADQRLCRYGFYAGLKTRSQLDAVNEKYALEDRIIAELLKNPKMQNPGYPQKVWETAQIDFKYKYYIEKQDKRVEKLRRMENTKIPVNFDYGSIPSLSSESRQKLEKIRPLTLGQAGRISGIRNSDIMLLMVYLR, from the coding sequence ATGGCCGGATTTTATGATTTTTTTGATGTCGCCGTTGTAGGCGGCGGACATGCGGGAATCGAAGCGTCTCTTGCTTCCGCAAGGATGGGGCTGAAAACCGTACTTATAACGCAAAACATAGACTCCATAGGAAAGCTTTCCTGTAATCCGTCCATAGGCGGAATTGCGAAGGGAAACATCGTACGCGAAATCGACGCGCTGGGCGGCGAAATGGGAAAGATCATCGACAAGTCTATGATCCAATTCAGGCTTTTAAACCGCCGAAGAGGACCTGCAGTGCAAGCGCCGCGCGCACAAGCCGATAAAATTCTTTATTCGCAAATCGCACGAAAGACGGTAGAAACTACGGAAAATCTTTCAACCTTGATGGATTCGGTAACGGATATTTTGACTGCAATCTCTTCTGCAAAACTTCCGCCCCAGTCCGACAGCATTGCGGAAAAAGGCTCCATTCCCGGCGAATTACGCGGCATAAAAACAGGCGAAGCTGCAAAAAGCGGAATGAGGCAAAAAGTTACGGGAATCGTAACCGAACGCGGAAGGATAATTCCCGTACGAGCCGTAGTCCTTACGACAGGTACGTTTTTAGGCGGTAAAATTTTCATAGGCGATTACGACGCTCCCTGCGGGCGGCTAGGTGAAGAAGGAGCTTTCGGGCTTACACACTCGCTTAGCAGGCTGGGCTTTACAATAGGCAGATTAAAGACGGGAACGCCGCCGAGAATTCTGCGTCACACGGTAGACTTTACAAAACTTGCGGCGCAGCTTTCGGATGAAGACATTATTCCCTTTTCCTTTGATAATGAAAAAATTGAAAGGCCCATGGTTTCCTGCCACATAGCCTACACAAATACGAAGACTCACGACATCATAAGAGAAAACATAGGACGCTCCCCTTTATACAGCGGAAAAATTTCAGGAATCGGGCCAAGGTATTGCCCTTCGATTGAAGACAAGGTTATGCGGTTTTCGGAAAGGGAGCGGCATCAAATCTTCGTTGAACCGGAAGGGCTTGAAACCGACGAAATATATTTAAACGGTCTTTCTTCCTCTTTGCCGGAATCGGTGCAGGACGCCTTTTTAAGAACTATGGAAGGCTTTGAAAACGCCGTTGTGGCAAGGCCCGGCTATGCCGTAGAATACGACTATGTAGAGCCGACGCAGCTTTATCCTTCCCTTGAAACAAAACGCGTGGCCGGGCTTTTTAACGCGGGACAGATAAATGGAACGTCAGGCTATGAAGAAGCCGCAGGTCAAGGCCTTATAGCGGGAATAAACGCTGCCCTGTACTCCAAGGCGCATAAAGAATTTTGCGGCCCCTTGTGCGCCTTAAATGAGGATACGGATGGAAAACCGCTTAATGAACGCATTGAACAATTCCAAAAAAAGGCCGGCTTTACAAATTTCCGCGTAATTCCTGAATGGAAGCCCGTCATACTTCATCGTTCGGAAGCATATATAGGCGTTTTGATCGACGACCTTGTAACTTTGGGAACAAAGGAACCCTACCGTATGTTTACCGCTCGTGCGGAATACCGATTGAAACTCCGCTTTGATACGGCCGACCAAAGGCTTTGCCGATACGGTTTTTACGCGGGATTAAAGACTCGGTCGCAGCTTGACGCCGTAAACGAAAAATACGCTCTTGAAGACAGGATAATAGCGGAGCTATTAAAAAATCCTAAAATGCAAAATCCGGGATATCCTCAAAAAGTATGGGAAACGGCGCAGATAGACTTCAAATACAAATACTATATAGAAAAACAGGACAAGCGAGTCGAAAAACTGCGCCGCATGGAAAACACCAAGATTCCCGTTAATTTCGATTACGGATCTATCCCTTCGCTTTCAAGCGAATCGCGGCAAAAACTTGAAAAGATCCGCCCTTTAACGCTCGGACAGGCAGGCCGCATAAGCGGAATACGAAACAGCGACATTATGCTTTTGATGGTTTATCTCAGGTAG
- a CDS encoding tripartite tricarboxylate transporter TctB family protein encodes MDDQKPTDQKSRFGIDLVAGVIVLAVSVYVMCKSITFWKEDFVDVFYYSSGLMPMIIGICLFIFSVIYIRRTLKEHPFKECLFDIKTFCAEFVKSKNVHKALIGIAIFWVYIFIMLGRLPFWIATFIALSTLLIFINWEKSFGKIAKLLLISACATFAIILVFQIIFNVPMP; translated from the coding sequence ATGGATGATCAAAAACCGACGGATCAAAAGAGCAGGTTCGGTATAGACCTCGTCGCAGGAGTCATAGTTCTTGCGGTGTCCGTTTACGTGATGTGTAAGAGCATAACATTCTGGAAAGAGGACTTTGTAGACGTATTTTATTATTCTTCGGGACTCATGCCGATGATAATAGGCATATGCCTTTTTATATTTTCGGTTATATACATACGAAGAACTTTAAAGGAACATCCGTTTAAAGAATGCCTTTTCGATATAAAGACTTTTTGCGCTGAATTCGTAAAGAGTAAGAATGTGCACAAGGCATTGATCGGTATTGCGATATTCTGGGTTTATATCTTTATCATGCTTGGAAGACTTCCCTTCTGGATCGCCACCTTCATTGCCCTCTCTACTTTGCTGATATTCATTAACTGGGAAAAATCGTTCGGAAAGATTGCGAAGCTGCTGCTTATATCCGCCTGTGCGACTTTTGCCATCATTCTGGTGTTCCAAATAATCTTTAATGTTCCCATGCCGTAA